Proteins from a single region of Bactrocera neohumeralis isolate Rockhampton unplaced genomic scaffold, APGP_CSIRO_Bneo_wtdbg2-racon-allhic-juicebox.fasta_v2 cluster10, whole genome shotgun sequence:
- the LOC126765175 gene encoding uncharacterized protein LOC126765175, with the protein LNLWKKNPDILRGFTKRNKPTIDSLWQALTESLNAAGPPHKDVKGWKKVMTEWKSGIKRKLAHNKIESRATGGGPFSKYQLTPNEETIVRLCGISQTIEGILGVSLGTQPVNENLNIPIAGVNVDLSSSSPEEQNINLSYNASNRQIDADDIPSTSQRQHEINASVPRRQKLESTADRLKRFLDEEDKKMEIY; encoded by the exons ttgaatttatggaaaaaaaatcctgATATCTTAAGAGGATTTACGAAACGTAATAAGCCGACGATAGATTCGTTATGGCAGGCATTAACTGAATCCCTTAATGCTGCAGGTCCTCCACACAAAGACGTAAAGGGGTGGAAAAAG GTTATGACTGAGTGGAAAAGCGGAATCAAAAGAAAATTAGCTCACAACAAAATTGAGAGTCGAGCAACAGGAGGTGGtccattttcaaaatatcagcTCACTCCAAACGAAGAAACCATTGTGCGTCTTTGTGGCATTTCGCAAACTATAGAAGGCATATTAGGCGTTTCTCTTGGCACCCAACCCGTTAATGAGAATTTAAATATACCAATTGCAGGGGTGAATGTAGATTTGTCTTCCTCATCGCCAGAGGAACAAAATATAAACTTGAGTTATAATGCATCCAATAGACAAATAGATGCCGACGATATACCCTCCACGTCACAAAGGCAACACGAAATAAATGCTAGTGTACCTAGAAGGCAAAAATTAGAAAGTACAGCAGATCGCTTAAAAAGATTTTTGGATgaggaagataaaaaaatggagatatattga
- the LOC126765108 gene encoding thioredoxin-2-like: MPHLIQDSNDLKNQLKEAGAKLVVIDFFATWCGPCKIIAPRLEELAKEYEGRVVVLKVDVDECEDIAMEYNISSMPTFVFMKGSQQIYSFAGANAEKLADYVEKNA; the protein is encoded by the exons aatgATTTGAAGAATCAACTTAAGGAGGCTGGAGCGAAGTTAgttgtaattgatttttttgcaaCTTGGTGTGGCCCATGTAAAATTATCGCTCCTCGGCTAGAAGAATTGGCAAAAGAGTACGAAGGAAGAGTCGTTGTATTAAAG gTTGATGTGGATGAATGTGAAGACATTGCCATGGAGTACAACATTTCTAGCATGccaacttttgtatttatgaaaggAAGTCAACAGATATATTCCTTTGCAGGGGCAAATGCCGAAAAATTAGCTGATTATGTGGAGAAGaatgcataa